In the Corynebacterium gerontici genome, one interval contains:
- the eno gene encoding phosphopyruvate hydratase, which produces MADIMHVFAREILDSRGNPTVEAEVFLDDGAHGVAGVPSGASTGVHEAHELRDGGDRYLGKGVLKAVENVNEEIADAIAGAEADDQRLIDQAMIELDGTENKSRLGANAILGVSMAVAKAAAESAGLPLYRYIGGPNAHLLPVPMMNIVNGGAHADSGVDVQEFMIAPIGAESFADALRMGAEVYHALKSVIKAKGLSTGLGDEGGFAPSVDSTKAALDLIVEAIEKAGFKPGEDIALALDVASSEFFKDGKYHFEGGEHTAEEMSKVYEQLVNEYPIVSIEDPLQEDDWEGYTALTAAIGDKVQLVGDDFFVTNPARLKEGIEKKAANALLVKVNQIGTLTETFDAVDLAHRNGYRTMMSHRSGETEDTTIADLAVALGCGQIKTGAPARSERVAKYNQLLRIEQELGDAAVYAGRSAFPRFQG; this is translated from the coding sequence GTGGCTGACATTATGCACGTTTTCGCACGCGAGATTCTTGATTCCCGCGGCAACCCCACCGTCGAAGCAGAAGTATTCCTCGATGATGGAGCTCACGGTGTTGCTGGCGTTCCCTCGGGCGCTTCCACCGGCGTTCACGAGGCGCACGAACTTCGTGACGGCGGCGACCGCTACCTGGGCAAGGGTGTGCTCAAGGCGGTTGAAAACGTCAACGAAGAAATCGCCGACGCAATCGCAGGAGCGGAAGCTGACGATCAACGCCTCATCGATCAGGCGATGATCGAACTCGACGGCACCGAAAACAAGTCCCGCCTTGGCGCAAACGCCATCCTTGGCGTTTCCATGGCCGTTGCTAAGGCCGCTGCAGAATCTGCTGGCCTGCCGCTTTACCGCTACATCGGCGGCCCCAACGCTCACCTGCTGCCCGTGCCGATGATGAACATCGTGAACGGCGGCGCCCACGCTGACTCTGGCGTGGACGTTCAGGAATTCATGATCGCCCCCATTGGCGCTGAGTCTTTCGCTGATGCCCTTCGCATGGGCGCCGAGGTGTACCACGCACTGAAGTCCGTGATCAAGGCCAAGGGTCTGTCCACCGGCCTGGGCGACGAAGGTGGCTTCGCTCCCTCCGTCGATTCCACCAAGGCCGCACTCGATCTCATCGTTGAGGCCATCGAGAAGGCTGGATTCAAGCCGGGCGAGGACATCGCCTTGGCTCTCGACGTTGCTTCCTCCGAGTTCTTCAAGGACGGCAAGTACCACTTCGAGGGTGGCGAGCACACCGCCGAAGAAATGTCCAAGGTGTACGAGCAGCTCGTGAACGAGTACCCAATCGTCTCCATTGAGGACCCGCTGCAAGAAGATGACTGGGAGGGCTACACCGCCCTCACCGCCGCCATTGGCGACAAGGTGCAGCTCGTAGGCGACGACTTCTTCGTCACCAACCCTGCACGTCTGAAGGAAGGCATTGAGAAGAAGGCAGCCAATGCTCTGCTGGTGAAGGTTAACCAGATCGGTACCCTCACCGAAACCTTCGACGCCGTGGACCTGGCTCACCGCAACGGCTACCGCACTATGATGTCTCACCGCTCCGGCGAGACCGAAGACACCACCATCGCTGATCTCGCTGTTGCGCTTGGCTGCGGCCAGATCAAGACCGGTGCACCTGCTCGCTCCGAGCGCGTGGCAAAGTACAACCAGTTGCTGCGTATTGAGCAGGAGCTTGGCGACGCCGCCGTCTACGCCGGCCGCTCCGCCTTCCCCCGTTTCCAGGGCTAA
- a CDS encoding phage major capsid protein yields the protein MSINTTNTAALIEPQIAPMLMDPLEAESVVLAANPTVFNSSEPLRIKKLVSGFTPAWVGEGELIPDAGEADFDELQLMPTERKSIKSIITITNEMIRQAKTGVQELLQQRLVRDIASALDTALLTGDGSDNTITGIINQPEITKATMDLEDTDSLLDALALAASKEVTPNRLILNGGDFFTLRKLKDGNGRYIMQSDLTGSAAYRLFDVPVTVTNKLPAGKAILANTKEIAVVRDQNPTMTILTERYAEYDKVGIRVTTRFDLGLLRPEGVILLETE from the coding sequence ATGTCAATCAACACCACCAACACCGCTGCTCTCATCGAGCCGCAAATTGCCCCCATGCTCATGGATCCGCTCGAAGCCGAAAGTGTTGTGCTCGCAGCGAACCCGACGGTGTTCAACTCTTCTGAGCCGCTTCGCATCAAGAAGCTGGTTAGCGGCTTCACCCCCGCATGGGTAGGCGAAGGTGAGCTGATCCCGGATGCTGGGGAAGCTGACTTTGATGAACTTCAGCTCATGCCCACTGAGCGTAAGTCGATCAAGTCCATCATCACGATCACCAATGAGATGATCCGACAGGCAAAGACGGGCGTGCAGGAGCTCTTGCAGCAGCGCCTCGTTCGTGACATTGCCAGCGCCCTGGACACTGCGCTGCTTACCGGCGACGGCTCGGATAACACCATCACGGGCATCATCAATCAGCCAGAGATTACGAAGGCCACCATGGACTTAGAAGACACTGACAGTCTTCTGGACGCGCTGGCTCTTGCGGCTTCGAAGGAAGTCACCCCGAACCGCCTCATTCTCAACGGTGGTGACTTCTTCACTCTGCGCAAGCTGAAGGACGGCAACGGGCGTTACATCATGCAGTCCGACCTCACTGGCAGCGCCGCTTACCGGCTGTTTGATGTGCCGGTGACTGTGACCAACAAGCTTCCAGCGGGCAAGGCGATTCTGGCCAACACGAAGGAAATTGCCGTGGTACGTGACCAGAATCCGACCATGACGATCCTCACGGAGCGCTACGCGGAATACGACAAGGTGGGCATTCGAGTCACCACGCGCTTTGATCTTGGCCTGCTTCGCCCTGAGGGCGTGATCCTGCTGGAGACTGAGTAA
- a CDS encoding phage portal protein, whose product MNTNDVVEQMIQRLELAQPVIAKRDARYRGKQKLRFTSDEVEGDLEFFSVNICRLAVNSVAERMRPKAVAANVGGEDVSARANWLWRRCNMDQILQSVLADALALGSAYLAVWTDRYGIPTITAESAEQVITAHDPVNNEVTHAVKRWFERNHLGAVVAEHVVLYEPDEVRHFVRNGQGSLVQQSSQFNPLGVVPVVPLINVDRLSDTHGHSVIDDLAQLVDALSKILADMIVASESVARPKRWAAGVELEEHPDGFMADDPAMTDDPLEGQAVTPFAEGNSMWTVESPDAKFGQLEGANLSGYRTAVDLILQQIMAVSALPAHMMGVTTSNPTSADAIRAAEASLTARAESRIRVLGLAIEQALRLMIAIDREADVSAVDAEIRWASPATRSMAQESDAVTKLLSFGVLSTQEAREKIGVDSL is encoded by the coding sequence ATGAACACTAATGATGTGGTTGAGCAGATGATCCAAAGGTTGGAGCTTGCGCAACCTGTGATTGCAAAGCGTGATGCGCGCTACCGGGGCAAGCAGAAGTTGCGGTTCACTTCCGATGAGGTGGAAGGCGACTTGGAGTTCTTTTCGGTGAATATCTGTCGCTTAGCGGTGAATTCAGTGGCTGAGCGCATGCGCCCGAAGGCGGTCGCCGCCAATGTGGGCGGGGAGGATGTAAGTGCAAGGGCGAATTGGTTGTGGCGGCGCTGCAATATGGATCAGATTCTGCAGTCTGTGCTTGCGGATGCGCTCGCTCTTGGTTCAGCTTATTTGGCGGTGTGGACTGATCGGTATGGGATTCCCACGATCACGGCCGAGTCTGCTGAACAAGTGATCACCGCACATGATCCGGTAAACAATGAGGTCACTCACGCGGTGAAACGATGGTTTGAGCGAAATCATCTTGGTGCTGTGGTGGCTGAACATGTGGTCTTGTATGAGCCAGATGAGGTACGTCATTTTGTTCGCAATGGGCAAGGTTCCCTGGTTCAGCAAAGTTCGCAGTTCAATCCGCTAGGTGTGGTTCCAGTTGTTCCACTTATTAATGTGGATCGACTCTCTGACACTCATGGTCATTCCGTGATCGATGATCTTGCGCAACTGGTTGATGCACTTTCAAAGATTCTTGCTGACATGATCGTTGCTTCCGAGTCGGTGGCGCGCCCGAAGCGTTGGGCGGCGGGTGTTGAGCTCGAAGAGCACCCGGATGGATTCATGGCCGATGATCCCGCCATGACTGACGATCCGCTTGAAGGCCAGGCTGTGACTCCTTTTGCTGAAGGTAATTCAATGTGGACAGTGGAATCACCTGATGCGAAGTTTGGGCAACTCGAGGGGGCGAACCTGAGCGGCTATCGCACGGCGGTGGACTTGATCTTGCAACAGATCATGGCCGTGTCTGCACTTCCGGCGCATATGATGGGCGTGACCACCTCGAACCCTACGAGTGCAGATGCAATTCGCGCGGCTGAAGCGTCACTGACTGCTAGGGCTGAATCGAGAATTCGGGTACTTGGTCTGGCAATTGAGCAAGCTTTGCGCCTGATGATTGCGATTGATCGCGAGGCGGATGTTTCGGCGGTAGACGCTGAGATTCGTTGGGCGTCACCCGCTACTCGTTCAATGGCGCAAGAGTCGGATGCTGTAACGAAACTGCTGTCCTTTGGGGTGCTGTCCACTCAAGAGGCGCGCGAGAAGATCGGCGTGGACTCCCTATGA
- a CDS encoding septum formation initiator family protein, whose amino-acid sequence MRIKNKRAVPVAHRSEPKKRGIKLQAPFSLGGFRLMALVAVLVLVAFMIYTPLNTYLQQKAEMKRVAASISQKEAEKEQLINDIERYNDEAYVREQARLRLGLIEQGETAFRLVDPALNDPNDADADAKANAEKDQPWYRTMWKSIATPPAESEPAEQTDMHLPIAPAP is encoded by the coding sequence ATGAGGATCAAGAACAAGCGTGCTGTGCCAGTGGCACACCGAAGCGAGCCCAAAAAGCGTGGCATCAAGCTACAGGCTCCTTTTTCGCTCGGTGGTTTCCGGCTCATGGCGCTGGTAGCAGTGCTGGTGTTAGTGGCGTTCATGATCTATACCCCGTTGAACACGTATCTTCAGCAAAAGGCCGAAATGAAGCGTGTGGCGGCGTCGATAAGCCAAAAAGAAGCTGAGAAAGAGCAACTGATCAACGATATCGAGCGCTACAACGACGAAGCCTATGTGCGAGAGCAGGCGCGACTTCGCCTCGGGCTCATCGAGCAAGGTGAAACAGCCTTCCGTTTGGTGGATCCGGCGCTGAATGATCCGAATGATGCCGATGCCGATGCGAAGGCGAATGCGGAGAAGGATCAACCCTGGTACCGCACGATGTGGAAATCAATTGCCACTCCGCCTGCCGAAAGCGAGCCAGCAGAACAGACCGATATGCACCTGCCCATCGCACCCGCGCCATAG
- a CDS encoding helix-turn-helix domain-containing protein, with the protein MTENLPPMAPLLEAASLMNMARSTAYRLAREGKLPFPVKRVGGRYYVPRAQMLQSLELTSGAVDAE; encoded by the coding sequence ATGACTGAAAATCTGCCACCTATGGCACCGCTACTCGAGGCGGCAAGCCTCATGAATATGGCAAGGTCTACGGCGTACCGCCTTGCGCGCGAGGGGAAGCTTCCTTTTCCAGTGAAGCGAGTTGGTGGACGCTATTACGTACCGCGAGCACAGATGCTTCAATCGCTCGAGCTCACTTCAGGGGCGGTGGATGCGGAATGA
- a CDS encoding DUF3631 domain-containing protein produces MTQQIALEGKQAARKTLELTENIAQKYAHKDNVLEEVRDWLGRFIKTASEGDLHILTLWIAHTYLLPSLGQSPRLLIESPVPGSGKSTVLDHINRLGNAAMQAAVISSPALIARTLSVAPRTILIDEAEKSLTMNTDVGKEVFAVINAGYREGATRPVLTPLKDGGWETEEHPLFAAVAMAGNSPKLPEDTRQRCIRILLLPDREGTVETSRWRVIEDDALALGAKVAEWALSVQDAVAKDIPDLPKGLTGRSAEVWEPMLVVARAAGGKWEERCLKLIAEHLEDIQTDAEAGLENLPRHVMLLKDIRDAWPEGCGFWPTTDLLAGIKRTSPTQWTSEHKYGDLTPHGLSRVLTKQFNIRPERPGIGDRRRGYYRHSFESAWASTLRPTHPLEVDEPAEVDGST; encoded by the coding sequence GTGACACAGCAGATCGCCCTCGAAGGCAAGCAAGCCGCGCGTAAGACCCTCGAGCTCACGGAAAACATTGCGCAAAAGTACGCCCACAAGGACAACGTGCTCGAAGAAGTCCGAGACTGGCTAGGGCGCTTCATTAAGACCGCCTCGGAGGGTGATCTGCACATCCTCACTCTCTGGATCGCACACACCTACCTTTTACCTTCACTTGGGCAAAGTCCCCGCCTACTCATCGAATCCCCGGTTCCAGGCTCAGGCAAAAGCACAGTCCTAGACCACATCAACCGCCTCGGCAATGCAGCCATGCAAGCCGCCGTGATCTCTTCCCCTGCCTTGATCGCAAGAACCCTGTCGGTTGCCCCTCGCACCATTCTCATTGATGAAGCCGAAAAGTCGCTCACCATGAACACAGATGTGGGCAAGGAAGTGTTCGCTGTGATCAACGCGGGGTACCGCGAAGGTGCCACCCGTCCTGTGCTTACGCCGCTGAAAGATGGCGGTTGGGAAACCGAAGAACACCCACTCTTCGCTGCTGTTGCAATGGCCGGTAACTCCCCAAAACTCCCAGAAGATACCCGGCAACGATGCATTCGAATACTTCTACTCCCCGACCGCGAAGGCACTGTGGAGACTTCCCGGTGGCGCGTCATTGAAGACGATGCCCTCGCACTAGGCGCAAAGGTCGCTGAATGGGCACTGAGCGTGCAGGACGCAGTGGCCAAAGATATTCCGGACTTGCCAAAAGGCCTGACCGGGCGAAGCGCGGAAGTGTGGGAGCCCATGCTTGTGGTAGCCCGCGCGGCGGGCGGGAAGTGGGAAGAACGTTGCCTGAAGCTCATTGCAGAGCACCTCGAGGACATTCAGACGGACGCGGAAGCGGGACTGGAAAACCTTCCCAGGCACGTCATGCTTCTCAAAGATATTCGTGATGCATGGCCTGAAGGTTGTGGGTTCTGGCCAACTACCGACCTGCTCGCAGGGATCAAACGCACCTCCCCAACACAGTGGACTTCCGAACACAAATACGGCGACCTCACACCCCACGGTCTATCCAGAGTATTAACCAAACAATTTAATATTCGTCCAGAACGCCCCGGAATCGGCGACCGGAGACGCGGGTACTATCGCCACTCCTTTGAATCCGCCTGGGCATCCACCCTTCGACCCACACACCCTTTAGAAGTGGACGAACCGGCCGAAGTGGACGGATCTACCTAA
- a CDS encoding Ppx/GppA phosphatase family protein, producing MTRVAAVDCGTNSIRLLISEVRGGELIDVTRQMKIVRLGEGVDATGAFSSEAIARVRNALEEYVTVMLEAGVEKVRMVATSATRDVSNREAFIRMTASLLSKVSPGAQAEVISGEEEAELSFKGAVADLDPAAGPFCVIDLGGGSTEFVVGEANGTLLGAHSTQMGCVRLSERIMRADPPTPTEVEIAQEYVAKRINEVETIVPIEKANTFVGCAGTFTTIAALALGLERYDATAIHNAVLRTASLHTITQQLISESVAKRLTHPVMHPGRADVIGGGSVVVDGIIDMIHRNTEAQSIVISEKDILDGIVGSLISD from the coding sequence ATGACCCGGGTAGCGGCAGTTGATTGCGGCACCAATTCCATTCGCCTACTCATCAGTGAGGTTCGGGGTGGGGAATTGATAGACGTCACGCGTCAGATGAAAATTGTGCGTCTTGGCGAAGGCGTGGATGCCACGGGCGCTTTTTCCTCTGAGGCGATTGCACGAGTGCGCAATGCCCTTGAAGAATACGTAACCGTGATGCTCGAAGCTGGTGTGGAGAAGGTGCGGATGGTGGCAACATCGGCCACCCGCGATGTCAGCAACCGCGAAGCTTTCATCCGCATGACAGCATCGCTGCTGAGCAAAGTCTCTCCCGGTGCGCAGGCTGAGGTGATCAGCGGTGAAGAAGAAGCCGAACTTTCTTTCAAGGGCGCAGTGGCTGATCTCGACCCGGCTGCAGGCCCGTTTTGTGTAATCGACCTCGGCGGCGGATCCACGGAATTCGTTGTGGGCGAAGCAAATGGAACGTTGCTTGGCGCGCATTCAACGCAAATGGGCTGTGTGAGGCTGAGCGAAAGAATCATGCGAGCAGATCCTCCGACACCCACCGAGGTGGAAATTGCCCAGGAGTATGTGGCAAAACGCATCAACGAGGTGGAAACGATCGTGCCGATTGAGAAGGCCAACACCTTTGTTGGCTGTGCCGGCACATTCACGACCATCGCGGCGTTGGCGCTCGGTTTGGAGCGTTACGACGCCACCGCAATCCACAACGCGGTGCTCAGGACGGCGTCGCTGCACACCATTACGCAGCAGCTCATCAGTGAAAGCGTTGCCAAGCGCTTAACCCACCCCGTCATGCATCCGGGGCGAGCCGATGTGATCGGTGGTGGTTCTGTTGTGGTGGACGGCATCATCGACATGATTCACCGCAATACTGAGGCTCAAAGCATTGTTATTTCCGAGAAGGACATCCTGGATGGGATTGTCGGCAGTTTGATTAGCGATTAG
- a CDS encoding DUF501 domain-containing protein yields the protein MTVSASDLAAVEAQLGRAPRGVLDISYRCPDGTPGVVKTAPKLEDGTPFPTLFYLTDPRLTAEASRLEVAQVMKWMSERLEADESLANDYRKAHEAFLAERNAIEDLGTDFSGGGMPDRVKCLHVLIAYALAKGSQHFRLGTEAVAMAADHAGLRGTAIPEQWPTCEELGIDLDQFDFSRAATPQQPGATA from the coding sequence ATGACAGTTTCAGCATCCGACCTCGCAGCCGTGGAAGCACAACTTGGGCGAGCCCCCCGTGGCGTGCTTGACATTTCCTACCGATGCCCCGACGGGACTCCCGGAGTAGTGAAGACGGCACCAAAGCTCGAGGACGGCACTCCCTTTCCAACGCTGTTCTATCTCACTGACCCACGCCTGACCGCCGAAGCCTCCAGGCTTGAGGTAGCACAGGTAATGAAATGGATGAGCGAGCGTTTGGAAGCGGACGAGTCGCTGGCAAATGACTACCGAAAAGCTCACGAGGCGTTCCTTGCTGAAAGAAATGCCATCGAGGATCTGGGGACAGACTTCAGTGGCGGTGGCATGCCTGATCGCGTCAAATGCCTGCACGTGCTTATCGCCTACGCCCTGGCCAAAGGGTCGCAACATTTCCGGCTGGGAACTGAGGCAGTAGCCATGGCTGCGGATCATGCGGGCCTGCGCGGCACTGCAATTCCTGAACAGTGGCCGACCTGCGAGGAACTGGGCATAGATCTGGACCAATTTGATTTTTCGCGGGCTGCTACCCCTCAGCAGCCGGGAGCAACGGCATGA
- a CDS encoding MazG nucleotide pyrophosphohydrolase domain-containing protein, protein MTVLLLDARWPTLIPFDFISSLRGTVTYTDEVPVQVRWDFGDCVKPGSETLLVSTDERNEQVLAAQQRGERVLEVPSRHESLGQAMRTMERALRLGEWEQLQTHQSLLAYLDEEAAEFREAVENNVSDQELCDELADLLLQVLFHAEIADRRGAFNINDVAAAFVDKMQKRAPYLFDGTTEVVDTDEQMRLWEAGKLL, encoded by the coding sequence ATGACCGTTTTGCTCCTGGATGCTCGCTGGCCAACGCTGATTCCCTTTGATTTCATTTCTTCGCTTCGTGGCACAGTCACCTACACCGACGAAGTTCCGGTACAGGTTCGCTGGGATTTCGGTGACTGCGTCAAGCCGGGAAGTGAAACGCTGCTGGTGAGTACCGATGAACGTAACGAGCAAGTTCTAGCTGCTCAGCAGCGTGGGGAGCGCGTTCTCGAAGTCCCTAGCCGCCACGAATCCCTCGGACAGGCGATGCGAACGATGGAGCGAGCGCTGCGCCTAGGGGAGTGGGAGCAGTTGCAAACCCATCAAAGTCTGCTCGCGTACCTTGATGAAGAAGCGGCGGAGTTTCGAGAAGCCGTTGAGAATAATGTCAGCGATCAGGAGCTTTGCGACGAGCTCGCGGATCTACTCCTTCAGGTGCTTTTCCATGCCGAAATTGCCGATCGTCGTGGTGCTTTCAATATCAACGACGTCGCGGCTGCCTTTGTAGACAAGATGCAAAAGCGTGCCCCTTACCTTTTCGACGGCACCACCGAGGTCGTTGACACCGATGAGCAGATGCGTCTCTGGGAAGCGGGCAAACTGTTGTAG
- a CDS encoding helix-turn-helix domain-containing protein, whose translation MGSLPKNWANVNVKTLRGLSGMSRRQLVEELGYRGVSLPQTSLSRIENGEQAVKIEEAIAFADIFEVPLEGFLLEPIGDSEYQVNLARYNEAKRNLIASLKDIDYEWSSAFKSIELIRELSGQVSDPSTKEIFEKFGYIFEEADESINRLGWVESMFQINELNGSSRINRNVSRP comes from the coding sequence ATGGGCTCTTTGCCGAAAAACTGGGCAAACGTGAATGTGAAAACATTGCGCGGCTTGTCAGGGATGTCAAGAAGGCAACTAGTTGAGGAGTTGGGGTACCGAGGTGTTAGCCTCCCGCAAACTTCGTTAAGTCGGATTGAAAACGGCGAGCAAGCAGTAAAGATCGAAGAAGCTATAGCTTTTGCAGATATCTTTGAAGTGCCGCTGGAAGGTTTCCTGCTGGAGCCAATTGGGGATAGTGAATATCAAGTAAATTTGGCTAGATACAACGAGGCCAAGCGAAATTTAATTGCCAGCTTGAAAGACATTGATTACGAATGGTCAAGTGCATTCAAATCCATAGAATTAATCCGAGAGTTGTCTGGTCAAGTATCCGATCCGTCAACGAAGGAAATATTTGAAAAATTTGGTTACATCTTTGAGGAAGCGGACGAATCCATAAACCGTTTGGGATGGGTCGAATCCATGTTCCAAATTAATGAACTCAACGGCTCAAGTCGTATCAATCGCAATGTCTCGAGGCCGTGA
- a CDS encoding lytic transglycosylase domain-containing protein — translation MAKTARGTAGCAAAVLLAIVLIIALVGWGLSAIDSSNSLRQWQNVPDDVPPANAAEVPQIDVNAPGRTSDKLQFWAEPIAEETGIPVAALRAYGNAQLIAQQSHPECHLNWGTLAGIGFVETRHGTYSGQLFASRNIDQNGFVLPPILGPRLDGSPGFARLEDTDGGEMDGDKEFDRAIGPMQFIPESWRAYGRDANGDGVADPNQIDDAAVAAANLLCAKGGDLATPEGWTAAIHSYNQSGEYLRNVRNAAASYALNQKA, via the coding sequence ATGGCGAAAACGGCGCGAGGAACAGCAGGGTGTGCAGCGGCAGTGCTGCTCGCGATAGTCCTTATCATTGCGCTGGTTGGTTGGGGTTTGAGCGCCATCGATAGCTCAAATTCCCTACGTCAATGGCAAAACGTCCCCGATGACGTTCCTCCAGCGAACGCCGCTGAGGTGCCTCAAATCGACGTGAACGCGCCCGGTCGCACGAGCGATAAGCTGCAGTTTTGGGCGGAGCCTATTGCGGAGGAAACAGGGATTCCTGTTGCTGCCCTTCGGGCCTATGGCAATGCGCAGCTCATCGCGCAGCAATCGCATCCCGAATGCCATCTCAACTGGGGGACGCTGGCAGGCATCGGCTTTGTGGAAACGCGCCACGGCACCTATTCTGGGCAGCTTTTTGCAAGCCGAAACATTGACCAAAACGGTTTTGTCCTTCCGCCAATTTTGGGTCCACGTCTCGATGGCTCGCCGGGTTTTGCTCGCCTGGAAGATACTGATGGCGGCGAGATGGATGGCGATAAAGAATTTGATCGCGCAATCGGGCCAATGCAGTTCATCCCCGAATCTTGGCGAGCCTATGGGCGCGATGCGAATGGTGACGGGGTAGCCGACCCGAACCAAATCGATGATGCAGCCGTCGCCGCAGCGAACCTTCTGTGCGCGAAGGGTGGTGACCTTGCAACGCCGGAGGGGTGGACGGCTGCAATTCACTCCTATAACCAATCGGGTGAGTACTTGCGCAACGTCCGCAACGCCGCGGCCTCCTATGCGTTGAATCAAAAGGCTTAG
- a CDS encoding terminase TerL endonuclease subunit, which translates to MGAGPKKAAELSPLPWKPRSKGADQLRLFCSRYLRVPRGKGAGSPLLLRDWQVEMCRTLLDDPETSLACWVIPRGNGKSGLAAAIGLHHIFMSGIEGARCAIVAQDERRATAMLKTAARMVELNEELAKRCKVYIDRIEIPATDSKLLALPAEAQRIEGEDLTLGIVDEIGFVRKDSFEATIFSAGKREGSKVLAIGTPSPARFKDISPLWDLVVRGRANAEDRSFKLVEFGADPSLPIDDPETWAIANPAYGDWLSEKAIRGQLPPTTRELEFRRARLGQWVEQSAEPAVPPDAWKRCSRPDVRIPRGSKVVLSLDGSMNNDSTAILVGSVSSRPHFQIGGLWEPHKQEEGYEVPVLEVEDRIRELAATFKVVEVVADPFRWQRSLQVLSEDGLPVHKFPQSTQRLSPATQDLRTAVSAELLTHSGESELSAHVLRASVEESQRGMKLSKPSRGQKIDLAACLIMAYSRCSWLGSPKNRKARTVRGFRR; encoded by the coding sequence ATGGGAGCTGGTCCCAAAAAGGCGGCTGAGCTTTCGCCATTGCCGTGGAAGCCTCGAAGTAAGGGCGCTGATCAACTTCGTCTGTTCTGCAGTCGCTATCTACGGGTTCCTCGAGGCAAGGGGGCGGGTAGTCCGTTGCTGTTGCGTGATTGGCAGGTGGAGATGTGTCGCACGTTGCTGGATGATCCTGAGACTTCGCTTGCTTGTTGGGTGATTCCGCGTGGCAATGGCAAGAGTGGCTTAGCCGCCGCTATCGGGTTGCACCACATTTTCATGTCGGGGATTGAGGGTGCTCGTTGCGCGATTGTGGCTCAGGATGAGCGGCGGGCAACGGCCATGTTGAAGACAGCGGCGCGCATGGTGGAACTCAACGAAGAGCTAGCGAAGCGCTGCAAGGTCTACATTGATCGGATTGAGATACCGGCGACGGATTCCAAGCTGCTAGCCCTTCCCGCTGAAGCGCAACGAATTGAGGGCGAAGACCTCACTTTGGGCATCGTTGATGAGATTGGTTTTGTTCGCAAGGACAGTTTCGAGGCCACGATCTTTTCCGCCGGTAAGCGTGAAGGCTCCAAAGTGCTGGCTATTGGTACACCTTCCCCTGCGAGATTTAAGGACATTTCTCCTTTGTGGGATTTGGTGGTTCGTGGCCGTGCAAATGCTGAAGACCGAAGCTTCAAGCTAGTTGAGTTTGGTGCTGATCCTTCATTGCCGATTGATGATCCTGAAACGTGGGCTATCGCTAATCCTGCGTATGGTGATTGGCTTTCGGAGAAGGCTATTCGGGGACAGTTGCCGCCTACGACGAGGGAGTTGGAGTTCAGGCGGGCGCGTCTTGGGCAATGGGTTGAGCAATCTGCTGAGCCCGCTGTCCCACCTGATGCGTGGAAGCGGTGCTCGAGGCCTGATGTGCGTATCCCTCGAGGGTCGAAAGTAGTGCTGTCGCTTGATGGGTCAATGAACAACGACTCGACTGCGATTCTGGTTGGCAGTGTGTCTTCGAGGCCTCATTTTCAGATCGGCGGGTTGTGGGAGCCACATAAGCAGGAAGAGGGATACGAGGTGCCTGTCCTTGAGGTGGAAGACCGGATACGGGAGCTTGCGGCAACATTCAAAGTTGTGGAAGTGGTTGCCGATCCTTTTCGCTGGCAACGCTCGCTGCAAGTGCTGTCTGAAGATGGGCTACCGGTTCACAAGTTTCCGCAATCTACACAGCGCTTGAGTCCGGCGACGCAAGATTTGCGTACTGCTGTGAGCGCTGAACTTTTGACTCACTCTGGGGAGTCGGAGCTTTCTGCGCATGTGTTGCGCGCCTCTGTGGAGGAATCGCAACGCGGTATGAAGCTATCGAAACCGTCGAGGGGGCAAAAGATTGACCTAGCGGCGTGTCTGATCATGGCGTATAGCCGCTGCAGTTGGTTGGGGTCGCCAAAGAATCGTAAGGCTAGAACAGTGAGGGGTTTTCGACGATGA